The proteins below are encoded in one region of Metabacillus dongyingensis:
- a CDS encoding GNAT family N-acetyltransferase — MIEIVTDRLLIIPCSLDIAKSLVFHRKELESRSPIGIPVTWPSIAVKGMLPLYIERLERNEKEYGWGLWLIILYHEKRIVGDLFIQGMPDEHGCVELCYNIHEVDDEESLTYEAIDAVIEWLTSEKSVKQISMECIDHNKKSIRLFEKLGMICTKKEDVFLSWELKKKA, encoded by the coding sequence ATGATTGAGATTGTAACAGATCGGCTGCTCATTATCCCCTGTTCTTTGGATATTGCAAAATCTTTAGTCTTTCACCGAAAAGAACTGGAAAGCCGTTCCCCCATTGGAATACCTGTTACTTGGCCTTCAATTGCGGTCAAAGGAATGCTCCCGCTCTATATTGAAAGACTTGAGAGAAATGAAAAAGAATATGGCTGGGGACTTTGGCTCATTATTTTATATCATGAAAAGAGAATTGTAGGCGACTTATTTATTCAAGGCATGCCGGATGAGCATGGCTGTGTGGAACTATGCTACAACATCCACGAGGTCGATGATGAGGAGAGTTTAACATATGAAGCGATTGATGCAGTTATTGAATGGCTGACAAGTGAAAAATCAGTCAAACAAATCAGCATGGAATGCATCGATCATAATAAAAAATCTATCCGCCTATTTGAGAAGCTTGGCATGATCTGCACCAAAAAAGAGGACGTATTTTTATCTTGGGAACTTAAAAAGAAAGCATAG
- a CDS encoding GNAT family N-acetyltransferase, whose translation MIRKAEETDYEEVVRLSQHSLMSDRSERSRFPKEMILGDFDSERLVAKVHILDFDIYFSGKKVKMGGLSSISFLPEERRKQKLDKLLFEALVKMKNQGCAISYLNPFSIPFYRKFGWELISNEKTWTVNKESHHLRTFGGSSNVKEFSRDLALPFLQKVYDRFSKENNGLIVRSEEWWKKGILKENHCVYLHFHKDGSADGYMIYRLENQNLYVDECIAHNDAAKKSLWTCICQKDVRYEQLIWRTFEKDHFSFFLKNPFILSEVKPTIMGRIVDVESFLKQSLFEPHEKPLFLHIHDSFAAWNSGTYLIKKGEITQFRKSAAGSVCIHPPKRGLQLDISTLTAVLFRYMKPASLYDAGLIKGPNEDLHLLEQMIPLKKSMCMDRI comes from the coding sequence ATGATTCGTAAAGCAGAAGAGACAGATTATGAAGAGGTTGTCCGTTTATCGCAGCACTCATTGATGAGCGATCGGTCAGAAAGAAGCCGCTTCCCGAAGGAAATGATATTGGGTGACTTTGACAGTGAGAGACTTGTTGCTAAAGTACACATTCTGGATTTTGATATTTATTTTTCAGGGAAAAAAGTAAAGATGGGAGGGCTGTCATCCATTTCTTTTTTGCCGGAAGAGCGGCGCAAGCAAAAACTGGACAAGCTTCTATTTGAAGCTTTAGTCAAGATGAAGAATCAAGGCTGTGCCATTTCGTATCTGAATCCATTCTCAATCCCCTTTTACAGAAAATTTGGATGGGAATTAATTTCAAATGAAAAAACATGGACGGTGAACAAGGAAAGTCACCATCTCCGTACATTTGGCGGAAGCAGCAATGTTAAAGAGTTTAGCCGGGATCTCGCTTTGCCGTTCCTTCAAAAGGTTTATGACCGTTTCAGCAAAGAAAATAACGGTTTGATCGTCAGATCGGAAGAATGGTGGAAAAAAGGAATATTAAAAGAAAATCATTGTGTTTACCTTCATTTCCATAAAGATGGCAGCGCTGATGGGTATATGATTTATAGGCTTGAAAATCAGAATCTGTATGTAGATGAGTGCATCGCCCATAACGATGCAGCCAAAAAATCACTTTGGACCTGTATCTGTCAGAAGGATGTAAGATATGAGCAGCTGATTTGGCGAACTTTCGAGAAGGATCACTTTTCTTTTTTTTTGAAAAATCCTTTCATTCTATCAGAGGTTAAGCCCACGATAATGGGGAGAATTGTTGATGTCGAATCTTTTTTAAAGCAATCCCTGTTTGAGCCTCATGAAAAGCCGCTTTTTCTGCACATCCATGATTCCTTTGCAGCCTGGAACAGCGGAACGTATCTCATAAAAAAAGGAGAGATCACTCAATTTCGGAAGTCTGCTGCTGGAAGCGTCTGTATACACCCTCCTAAACGCGGTCTTCAGCTGGATATATCCACATTAACAGCCGTTCTTTTCAGATACATGAAACCTGCCTCTCTCTACGATGCAGGTCTTATTAAAGGACCAAATGAAGATCTGCATTTGCTTGAGCAAATGATTCCATTAAAAAAATCCATGTGCATGGATCGCATTTGA
- the ytvI gene encoding sporulation integral membrane protein YtvI codes for MSTILSKRNFLIITSIIVIGLIVYFLLPISIPLIMAFITALLLEPLVRQFQNRAKLKRKMAVLAAFLIFLFTISISGYFLTTKVVGEAIRTIENAPSYINEITMAWNNFEKRITNSAKDLPPKFVNEISNQIEEFLEKTKADLASSVNIDNVKSIFTNIPNYMVNMLVYLIALFLFMIELPHLKIKMYEHMKENTAQKVNFMVTRMSYVIFGFAKAQFLVSIIIFVASFIGLLLIAPEIALVMSIIIWIIDVIPIIGSIIIMGPWTLYHLISGDPVLAAKLGILTAVLLIIRRTIEPKVMGSHIGLSPLATLISMYLGLKLFGVLGFFIGPMILILYNSARESGIIRFHFKL; via the coding sequence TTGTCTACAATACTCTCAAAACGAAATTTCCTCATCATTACATCCATTATTGTGATAGGGCTGATTGTTTACTTTCTTCTGCCCATTTCGATTCCCTTGATTATGGCTTTTATAACAGCGTTATTATTGGAACCTCTCGTAAGGCAATTCCAAAACCGCGCTAAGCTCAAACGGAAAATGGCCGTATTGGCAGCATTTTTAATCTTTCTGTTTACCATTTCCATCAGCGGTTACTTTCTTACTACTAAAGTAGTAGGCGAAGCCATTCGGACAATTGAAAATGCACCTAGCTACATAAATGAAATTACGATGGCGTGGAACAATTTTGAAAAACGGATTACGAATTCTGCAAAGGATCTTCCGCCGAAGTTTGTAAATGAAATCAGCAATCAGATAGAAGAATTTCTTGAAAAAACAAAAGCCGATCTAGCAAGCTCGGTCAATATAGATAATGTTAAAAGCATCTTTACAAACATTCCTAATTATATGGTAAACATGCTGGTTTACTTGATTGCATTATTCCTGTTTATGATTGAGCTCCCGCACCTTAAAATAAAAATGTATGAACATATGAAGGAAAATACTGCTCAAAAAGTAAATTTTATGGTTACCCGCATGTCTTACGTTATTTTTGGTTTTGCAAAAGCCCAGTTTTTGGTCAGCATTATTATCTTTGTGGCATCCTTTATTGGACTTCTCCTGATAGCCCCTGAAATTGCGCTTGTTATGTCAATTATTATTTGGATTATTGATGTCATACCTATCATTGGATCGATCATTATTATGGGCCCATGGACTCTTTATCATCTCATTTCAGGCGATCCGGTGCTTGCAGCAAAGCTTGGCATTCTGACAGCTGTTCTTTTGATTATTAGACGTACCATCGAGCCTAAAGTGATGGGTAGCCATATCGGGTTATCCCCTCTTGCGACTCTTATCTCAATGTATCTTGGATTAAAGCTGTTTGGTGTTCTTGGTTTTTTCATTGGCCCAATGATTTTGATTTTGTATAATTCTGCGAGAGAATCAGGCATTATCCGTTTTCATTTTAAATTATAG
- a CDS encoding YugN family protein codes for MKLENTGLDGLTVELARLDEIMDELGIVRAGQWDYERVTYDRKFENKDETFYLRIPGYAVEGDIGGKHAVVKLMTPLLGKHYYPHGVEYGEGENFPNAVLSTSQKLLKQLKEEIGRIV; via the coding sequence ATGAAGTTGGAAAACACAGGACTGGATGGATTGACAGTTGAATTAGCAAGACTGGATGAAATTATGGATGAGCTTGGCATTGTTCGTGCCGGTCAGTGGGATTATGAGCGTGTTACATATGATCGTAAATTCGAAAACAAAGATGAAACGTTTTATCTTCGCATTCCTGGATATGCAGTAGAAGGAGACATTGGCGGAAAGCATGCAGTGGTAAAATTAATGACACCGCTTCTCGGCAAACACTATTATCCGCACGGAGTAGAATATGGCGAAGGCGAAAACTTTCCAAATGCCGTTTTAAGTACAAGCCAGAAATTGCTTAAGCAGCTCAAAGAAGAAATTGGACGAATCGTTTAA
- a CDS encoding CBS domain-containing protein produces the protein MQKVRDIMSNDIQACTPLDNVFEVAVKMKEWNVGSIPIVENNQLLGMITDRDLVVRGIAEKHPGSYQVTKVMSDHLCTISPDASADEAAQLMAEHQIRRLPVVENGHIVGMVSLGDLSLNQLTDQQAGAALTTISEKNDHHLH, from the coding sequence ATGCAGAAAGTTCGAGATATTATGTCTAATGACATCCAGGCATGCACACCGCTTGATAATGTATTCGAGGTAGCGGTCAAAATGAAAGAATGGAACGTAGGATCCATTCCAATTGTTGAAAACAATCAGTTGCTCGGGATGATTACGGATCGTGATTTAGTTGTAAGAGGAATCGCAGAAAAACATCCTGGATCTTATCAAGTGACGAAGGTGATGAGCGATCATCTTTGCACAATCAGTCCGGATGCATCTGCAGATGAAGCAGCACAGCTTATGGCGGAGCATCAAATCAGAAGGCTTCCAGTTGTAGAAAATGGACATATAGTCGGAATGGTCTCACTTGGAGACTTATCCCTAAATCAGCTGACAGATCAGCAGGCAGGGGCAGCCCTGACGACAATTTCCGAAAAGAATGATCATCATCTACATTAA
- a CDS encoding CAP domain-containing protein translates to MSSILKTVFLLLVIFITYILFIQYGNKEPIKQIDENEQIANESNEELNMPHSGVLSFVGKSSGEIIETLGEPARKDPSAYDYEWWIYNQNEQQYLQVGVLDNKVVTVYAIGQEVNVKPYKLGQPVGEVFKTNSISSSISIDFDGNSYRFEMSEEDMNTRPIVKMGDVYVQLYLDKFDGELSSIRALDEETLVKQRPYEVVYRGELIQPKPLNAEEWKAVEKGAENQILDLTNIIRNRHDIPPVEWDQMTSDVAFLHSRDMLSNEYFSHESPTEGSLADRLKEGDVVYQMAGENIAAQYIDGIAAVEGWLNSKGHRDTLLNPDFTRLGVGVNELYYTQNFIKPFND, encoded by the coding sequence CTGAGCAGTATATTAAAAACCGTTTTTTTATTGCTGGTTATTTTTATTACTTATATTCTTTTTATTCAATATGGAAATAAGGAACCGATTAAACAAATAGATGAAAATGAACAAATTGCAAATGAATCAAATGAAGAATTAAATATGCCGCATTCAGGTGTGCTTTCTTTTGTCGGAAAATCTTCAGGTGAGATCATTGAAACGCTTGGGGAGCCTGCAAGAAAAGATCCTTCAGCCTATGACTACGAATGGTGGATTTATAACCAGAACGAACAGCAGTACCTTCAGGTTGGGGTACTCGATAACAAAGTTGTCACAGTATATGCCATCGGGCAAGAAGTGAATGTAAAGCCGTATAAATTAGGCCAGCCTGTCGGTGAGGTTTTTAAAACAAATTCGATATCTTCAAGTATATCAATAGATTTTGACGGCAATTCTTACCGATTTGAAATGTCTGAAGAAGATATGAATACGAGACCCATCGTTAAAATGGGAGACGTTTATGTTCAGCTTTATTTAGATAAGTTTGATGGCGAACTTTCAAGCATCAGAGCTTTAGATGAAGAAACCTTAGTAAAGCAGCGGCCTTATGAGGTTGTTTACCGGGGTGAACTCATTCAGCCTAAACCGCTTAATGCGGAAGAATGGAAGGCTGTAGAAAAAGGGGCAGAAAATCAAATCCTCGATCTGACGAATATCATTCGGAACCGTCACGATATCCCTCCTGTAGAGTGGGATCAAATGACATCAGACGTAGCTTTTTTGCACAGCAGAGATATGCTTTCAAATGAATACTTTTCACATGAGTCTCCGACTGAAGGGTCGCTTGCAGACCGTTTGAAAGAAGGGGATGTAGTTTATCAGATGGCTGGAGAAAATATTGCAGCCCAATACATTGACGGAATAGCGGCGGTTGAGGGCTGGCTCAACAGCAAAGGCCACCGCGACACACTTTTGAACCCTGATTTTACGAGACTTGGTGTCGGAGTGAATGAGCTTTACTACACACAAAATTTTATCAAACCTTTTAATGACTGA
- a CDS encoding PaaI family thioesterase: MEKEELTRLLAELKEEDVPVLKLFLEGLKKKAEKENGSYIGALLHAQGEYTENQFILTIPNTAIIQNSLHIVHGGITATLLDSAMGSLVHHILPDHLAAVTSEMKINYVAPGIGTELKCIASLIHKGSKTVVTEGKVFRDDGKLMAHCTASFFIIDRPKR; encoded by the coding sequence ATGGAAAAGGAAGAACTGACGCGCTTATTGGCTGAATTAAAAGAAGAAGATGTTCCAGTTTTAAAGCTGTTTCTTGAGGGACTGAAAAAGAAAGCGGAGAAAGAAAACGGATCTTACATAGGTGCATTGCTGCATGCACAAGGCGAATATACCGAAAATCAATTCATATTAACCATTCCCAATACGGCAATTATTCAAAACTCCCTGCACATTGTACATGGAGGAATTACTGCTACACTGCTTGACTCTGCAATGGGATCGCTTGTACATCATATTTTGCCTGACCATCTTGCTGCTGTTACATCTGAAATGAAAATTAATTATGTTGCACCAGGGATCGGAACAGAACTAAAATGTATAGCCTCTCTAATCCATAAGGGCAGCAAAACAGTTGTTACTGAGGGCAAAGTCTTCCGTGATGACGGCAAATTAATGGCTCATTGTACAGCAAGCTTTTTTATTATCGATCGACCTAAACGGTAA
- a CDS encoding YlbD family protein, producing MTEKKEHPSIGEFKEFVKKHPKLITEVRKGEKKWQELFEDWYLLGENDVSWKKYREESDESESTAEKKSDFMSRMMTAVKSMDANQMNQHLYNMNNTISSIQNLFSTFGLTKGSSSSQSNTPNHPFSFRKD from the coding sequence ATGACAGAAAAAAAAGAACATCCTTCTATTGGAGAATTTAAGGAATTTGTAAAAAAACATCCTAAATTGATTACTGAAGTCAGAAAAGGCGAGAAAAAATGGCAGGAACTATTTGAAGATTGGTATTTGCTTGGAGAAAATGATGTCTCATGGAAGAAGTACAGAGAAGAGTCAGATGAGTCTGAAAGTACGGCAGAAAAGAAGTCCGATTTTATGTCCAGGATGATGACAGCTGTTAAAAGCATGGATGCCAATCAAATGAATCAGCATTTGTATAACATGAACAACACCATTTCATCTATTCAAAACTTATTTTCAACCTTTGGGCTTACAAAAGGCTCATCATCTAGTCAGTCGAACACACCAAACCATCCCTTTTCTTTCAGGAAAGATTAA
- a CDS encoding YlbE-like family protein, producing the protein MRKEIQEMIAADNEFKKFLREQPHWYRKLARNPQDTESMKLAMMNYYQKTIPHKVAQFSNSVQMASMMLGMFQAMRQQD; encoded by the coding sequence ATGAGAAAAGAAATTCAGGAAATGATTGCAGCAGACAATGAATTTAAAAAATTTCTGAGGGAACAGCCGCATTGGTACAGAAAGCTGGCAAGAAATCCTCAAGATACAGAATCGATGAAACTTGCCATGATGAATTATTATCAAAAAACCATCCCGCATAAAGTAGCTCAGTTTTCAAACTCAGTTCAAATGGCTTCCATGATGCTTGGGATGTTTCAGGCGATGAGGCAGCAGGATTGA
- a CDS encoding YlbF family regulator has translation MFATIESVNLIDEAELLGSLVVESEIAEDYRRTLNTLNKDKSAQKVIAKFVEIKDLYEDVQRFGKYHPDYKEITKAMREAKRELDLHDAVIAFKKAEKELQSLLDEISAELGRAVSQHIKVPTGNPFFDTGSSCGGGCGSGGGCGCKAS, from the coding sequence ATGTTTGCTACTATAGAAAGCGTCAATTTAATCGACGAAGCTGAGCTTCTTGGGTCGTTAGTTGTTGAGTCAGAAATTGCGGAAGACTATCGCCGCACTTTAAATACATTGAATAAAGATAAATCTGCACAAAAGGTGATAGCCAAATTTGTTGAAATCAAGGATTTATACGAAGATGTCCAGCGTTTCGGCAAATATCATCCGGACTATAAAGAAATCACAAAGGCCATGAGGGAAGCAAAGCGCGAGCTTGATCTTCATGATGCAGTGATTGCCTTTAAAAAAGCAGAGAAAGAGCTTCAATCGCTGCTTGATGAAATAAGCGCCGAACTCGGCAGAGCCGTTTCACAGCATATCAAAGTGCCCACAGGGAACCCGTTTTTTGATACCGGGTCAAGCTGTGGAGGGGGATGTGGCTCAGGCGGGGGATGCGGCTGCAAAGCATCTTAA
- a CDS encoding YlbG family protein gives MFEKRQGIIIWMHSLKQIKMLRKFGNIHYVSKKLKYVVLYCDMEHVEPTIEKVSSFSFVKHAEPSYKPFLKLEFESKIDKAKEYDYKLGL, from the coding sequence ATGTTTGAAAAGCGTCAAGGCATTATCATCTGGATGCATTCCTTAAAGCAGATCAAAATGCTCCGTAAATTCGGAAACATCCATTACGTATCCAAGAAATTAAAGTATGTTGTCTTATATTGTGACATGGAACATGTTGAACCTACAATAGAGAAGGTATCATCCTTTTCATTTGTAAAGCACGCTGAGCCGTCATATAAGCCCTTTCTGAAATTGGAATTCGAATCAAAAATTGATAAAGCAAAAGAATATGACTATAAACTTGGTCTATAG
- a CDS encoding DUF7147 family protein has protein sequence MIQRFIELGAGYSDLYELIETTQANAHRVSRFLILNTTINERKMSSFAVTMNPTDPGQFQAIYLCLEGISSGSSKRRELFEDLAKKLEKSIIELDVKSSSQFAEKELYFQYLTGILRMNRYLPPWQ, from the coding sequence TTGATACAGCGCTTTATTGAGCTTGGAGCCGGCTATTCGGATCTGTATGAATTAATTGAAACCACACAGGCGAATGCTCATCGTGTTTCAAGATTTTTAATACTGAATACAACGATAAATGAAAGAAAAATGTCGTCTTTTGCAGTCACTATGAATCCTACAGACCCTGGACAATTCCAGGCTATTTATTTATGCCTTGAAGGCATTTCCTCAGGAAGCAGCAAACGCCGTGAATTATTTGAAGATCTCGCAAAAAAGCTTGAGAAATCGATTATAGAGCTGGATGTCAAATCCTCTAGTCAATTTGCCGAAAAAGAATTATATTTTCAATACTTGACTGGCATTCTCAGAATGAACCGGTATTTGCCGCCTTGGCAATAA
- the rsmD gene encoding 16S rRNA (guanine(966)-N(2))-methyltransferase RsmD, with amino-acid sequence MRVVSGSCKGRPLKAVPGMSTRPTTDKVKESIFNIIGPYFNGGLAVDLFGGSGGLGIEALSRGIDKCIFVDREAKAVATIHKNLEACQFQDKAEVYRNDAERALKAIAKRELSFKLIFLDPPYKQQKLKALIELIDSFRLVEDGGIIVAEHDAGITLPDEIGAYKLTRYESYGISAVSIYIYNEQGTGE; translated from the coding sequence ATGAGAGTAGTATCAGGAAGCTGTAAAGGGCGGCCTTTGAAAGCAGTGCCGGGTATGTCCACACGCCCAACGACAGATAAAGTGAAAGAATCGATCTTTAATATTATAGGCCCCTATTTTAATGGCGGGCTTGCTGTTGATTTGTTTGGCGGAAGCGGCGGCCTTGGGATTGAAGCTTTAAGCAGAGGCATTGATAAATGCATTTTTGTGGACAGGGAAGCCAAAGCAGTTGCAACTATACATAAAAATTTAGAAGCCTGCCAGTTCCAGGATAAGGCAGAGGTTTACCGCAATGATGCGGAGAGAGCGTTAAAAGCCATTGCGAAAAGAGAGCTCTCTTTTAAGCTCATCTTTTTGGATCCTCCGTACAAGCAACAAAAATTGAAAGCGCTTATCGAATTGATTGATTCATTTCGTTTAGTGGAAGACGGCGGCATAATTGTGGCAGAACATGATGCCGGCATAACATTGCCGGATGAGATTGGCGCCTATAAACTCACACGCTATGAATCATACGGCATAAGTGCAGTGTCCATCTATATTTATAATGAACAAGGGACGGGGGAGTAA
- the coaD gene encoding pantetheine-phosphate adenylyltransferase: protein MASIAVCPGSFDPVTYGHLDIIKRGAKVFDKVYVCVLNNSSKNPLFNVDERCELLMEVTKDMPNVVVESFKGLLIEYANSKNASTILRGLRAVSDFEYEMQITSMNRVLDANVETLFMMTNNQYSFLSSSIVKEVAKYRGDISELVPKSVEKALKQKFNR from the coding sequence ATGGCAAGCATTGCTGTTTGTCCGGGAAGTTTTGATCCTGTGACGTACGGACATTTGGATATTATTAAACGCGGAGCAAAAGTATTTGATAAGGTGTATGTTTGTGTGCTGAATAATTCGTCGAAAAACCCATTGTTTAATGTGGATGAACGCTGTGAACTCTTAATGGAAGTGACAAAGGATATGCCGAATGTTGTGGTAGAATCGTTTAAGGGTCTATTGATTGAGTATGCTAACAGCAAGAATGCCAGCACGATTTTGAGAGGTCTGCGGGCAGTATCTGATTTTGAATATGAAATGCAGATCACCTCCATGAACAGGGTGCTCGATGCCAATGTAGAAACGTTATTCATGATGACAAACAACCAATATTCATTTTTAAGCTCAAGTATCGTTAAAGAAGTGGCCAAATACCGCGGCGATATTTCGGAGCTTGTTCCTAAATCAGTTGAAAAAGCGCTGAAGCAGAAATTTAACCGATAA